The following proteins are encoded in a genomic region of Neomicrococcus aestuarii:
- a CDS encoding response regulator transcription factor, producing MSKILIIEDEERIAQFVAKGLTKQGFHPTVALTGREGLHLAQTGDFELVLLDLGLPDMDGFGVLQEIRSAHNDVPVIVLTARTSIEDTVYGLEEGADDYVAKPFRFEELVARIRLRLPSDTNGADLNDLTGGNITLELRTRQARVGDDIVELSAREFALAEAFLRNPRVVLSREQLLSRVWGQDSDPASNVVDVYVRYLRKKLGAEHFETVRGLGYRFVA from the coding sequence ATGAGCAAGATACTGATTATTGAAGACGAAGAACGCATCGCCCAGTTCGTTGCCAAGGGTCTCACGAAGCAGGGCTTCCACCCCACGGTGGCACTGACGGGCCGCGAGGGCCTGCACCTTGCCCAGACCGGAGACTTCGAACTGGTCCTGCTGGACTTGGGCTTACCGGACATGGACGGCTTTGGCGTCCTCCAGGAGATCCGTTCAGCCCACAACGATGTTCCGGTGATTGTGCTGACCGCCCGCACCAGCATCGAGGATACGGTCTACGGGCTTGAAGAGGGCGCCGACGACTATGTGGCCAAACCGTTCCGCTTCGAGGAGCTGGTGGCCCGTATTCGGCTCCGTCTGCCCAGCGACACCAACGGCGCGGACCTCAACGATCTCACCGGCGGCAACATCACTTTGGAGCTTCGCACGCGACAAGCGCGCGTCGGCGATGACATTGTGGAGCTCTCAGCTCGCGAGTTCGCGCTCGCGGAAGCGTTCTTGCGGAATCCCCGCGTGGTGTTGAGCCGTGAGCAGTTGCTTTCACGCGTGTGGGGCCAGGATTCTGACCCAGCATCCAACGTGGTGGATGTGTACGTGCGCTATTTGCGGAAGAAGCTGGGTGCCGAACATTTCGAGACCGTGCGTGGTCTCGGGTATCGCTTTGTAGCGTGA
- a CDS encoding glycine betaine ABC transporter substrate-binding protein → MTRSSRAALLRGTVASCAVVLAVSGCTGTSSQPTPSPSEALSVSVVSATSMVPQAMAELYAEALRDAGHTVTVPAESAAASTPEAAAKAVQSTGNTLALIPVLDESGNLLAPQSSSSASATAPTDTVSDLALNTTNASDRQVVVMTAAKSQETAVTSLEYAGPQCEGLSAAVSESLKVAEAFKKSLESTYSCRVSTVNSLDSRRQLLSALLTDQIQLAVVPETDPSLYDNGLVILEDPRNLFPEQKVTPFLSEDLQETDIESIANRVSEKITENTMAELTRATTGDGAVSAQEAAREWLTAQGLVTADQ, encoded by the coding sequence ATGACTCGCTCAAGCCGCGCGGCACTCTTGCGGGGCACTGTGGCGAGCTGCGCCGTCGTACTAGCTGTCAGCGGGTGTACTGGAACCTCCAGCCAGCCCACCCCGTCACCGTCCGAGGCGCTCTCCGTCAGCGTGGTGTCCGCGACGTCGATGGTGCCGCAAGCCATGGCCGAGCTCTATGCCGAAGCCCTGCGCGATGCCGGCCACACCGTCACCGTGCCCGCCGAATCGGCAGCGGCCAGCACCCCGGAAGCCGCCGCGAAGGCCGTGCAAAGCACCGGAAACACGCTTGCCCTCATCCCCGTCCTCGACGAGTCCGGCAACCTCTTAGCGCCTCAAAGTTCCAGCTCAGCCTCCGCAACCGCTCCCACCGACACCGTTTCCGACCTCGCGCTCAACACCACGAACGCGAGCGATCGCCAAGTGGTAGTCATGACAGCAGCGAAGTCACAAGAGACCGCCGTGACCTCGCTCGAATACGCGGGACCGCAATGTGAAGGTCTCAGCGCAGCGGTGAGCGAATCGTTGAAGGTTGCCGAAGCGTTCAAAAAGAGCCTAGAGAGCACCTATTCGTGCCGGGTGTCCACCGTGAATTCTTTGGACTCTCGCCGGCAACTGCTCTCCGCGTTACTCACCGATCAAATCCAGCTGGCCGTGGTTCCGGAAACCGACCCCTCCTTGTATGACAACGGCCTGGTGATTCTGGAAGACCCGCGCAATCTTTTTCCCGAGCAAAAGGTCACGCCGTTCCTCTCCGAGGACTTGCAAGAGACGGATATTGAATCCATCGCCAACCGTGTCTCAGAGAAAATTACCGAAAACACCATGGCAGAACTGACGCGCGCCACCACAGGTGATGGTGCGGTGTCAGCGCAAGAAGCGGCCCGCGAATGGTTGACGGCGCAAGGTCTAGTAACGGCAGATCAGTAG
- a CDS encoding DNA helicase, whose amino-acid sequence MTTTDSHQDVFSSWMKSLGTGAGTDTLIRFAGSKSNSIDLTHAHPSGLSQFLMGRKTRLSMLLRDRETYLEAATVAAHLVAKISELSEDRGIDVGYVAAGVTSWRAIVNGRSEQFGAPVMLGKITLVRREEDDDYDVQITERASANPALLRHLARELDVHLSAQQLNASAYTTARFDPHAALAVVRRETTELPGFYAQDQILISTFADLVDPADPDHVDPTHPVIGRLIAAHAQELEGDSAPLLGASVAAPESTDPADANTPASNDPEVTEVASETAAASSSFEFPEPQVEHPSSDERHPADEFLVLDADASQQHVLDYVAAGESIVVNAAAGAGQTQTAVNAVAQLVRDGKRVLVVAERKNTARGFVERLESLKLDSIAAHLTPQFGVEELRTKLTQAILRNERATEPKLEKLHETLVAHRHALVDHVASLHTVRERWQCSPYQAMQELAALTALNPAPATEVQLKRSVLDTLLERTDVAAKLERAAELGSFSRTAADKPWYGAKVRNRQSAEAALELVESLKKDFDPLKDRLARTAEQSQIRPGNTFEQWREQLDMLITVRGSLDKFEPDIFDHSVEDLIAATSTSAWRRANKVEMSSMTRSRLRRVAKEFVRPGVHLTDLHEALIDVQVQRERWQKYATSQRHPSVPLGLGELKREFESVAERLQKLAELLPDQQSMNVEQQSIEDLSKRLKDLAADTDTLRILPERNILEDQLKERGLSEFVDDLRTREVRADLVKDELNLAWWRSALVAMISGDDFLAMSDGNMLRKIEAEYRLADAAHVHSGADRLRWSLAKNWRDALADHRAASRDLRTMIKIGDPTLDQFAALPTALVNSMVPVLVGSPLHLASHIPSTMVFDAVILLDAYSLSLRSAIGVISKSSQVIAFGDKMLGAPRGFEVSVDPTATSREPDEPRSALQQLSTVLPTCSLEKVYRGVDERLTALLSEWYYNSELERLPGSRAFSGAFPSLSAEYVQDGTGVPSIPTQPVESTIAEVNRVVDLVFAHIRRRPQHTLAVVAGNEAHARKIAEAIRIQLPNYRWASEFFKSQQEPFVVTSVQRAHSVERDAVIFALGFARNTHGKVSHQFGLLSEPQGDEYLVSALTRPRVSLQLVSSLRKGDVDWDRLSSAPRFFLTLMGRLLDGESGFKGEGQAIEDPLVRDLKERLEMLGARVQQSYRGVLDMAVASRDAEVAKGQHPLAVVSDGTQSYRSLSVRERSRLRPQRLETMGWRYIPLWTIDVFSDPETVSQRLGEYLGLFTASEPTPSTSQEDSVAPDQQAAAAGNVEASDAVVPDSGTAQEDAAQQSDSEPMNVTVVPPKPTTIKDIPPASAVLPRVAKEDDPRAWGDREDSNHDQWLKEQRPPHWG is encoded by the coding sequence GTGACTACAACAGATTCACACCAGGACGTGTTTTCGTCGTGGATGAAATCTTTGGGCACGGGGGCGGGAACCGATACGCTCATCCGTTTCGCTGGCTCAAAGTCCAACAGCATTGACCTGACGCACGCCCATCCCTCGGGCCTCTCGCAGTTCTTGATGGGTCGCAAGACGCGACTGTCCATGTTGCTACGTGACCGCGAAACGTATCTCGAAGCGGCCACTGTAGCAGCGCACCTCGTAGCGAAGATCAGCGAGCTCAGCGAAGACCGCGGAATCGACGTTGGCTATGTTGCCGCTGGCGTGACGTCGTGGCGGGCCATCGTCAACGGTCGCAGCGAGCAGTTCGGTGCACCAGTCATGCTGGGCAAAATCACGTTGGTTCGTCGCGAAGAAGATGACGACTACGACGTTCAGATCACCGAACGCGCAAGCGCCAACCCGGCACTGTTGCGACACTTGGCTCGCGAGCTCGACGTCCACTTGTCCGCTCAGCAGCTCAACGCGTCCGCTTACACCACGGCCCGTTTCGACCCCCACGCAGCGCTGGCTGTGGTTCGCCGCGAAACCACCGAGCTACCTGGCTTCTATGCCCAGGACCAGATTCTGATCTCCACCTTTGCGGATTTGGTTGACCCCGCAGATCCAGACCACGTGGACCCCACGCACCCTGTGATCGGCCGCCTCATCGCAGCCCATGCGCAAGAACTCGAGGGGGATTCGGCACCGCTGCTGGGAGCCTCCGTCGCCGCACCTGAATCTACGGATCCTGCAGATGCGAACACTCCCGCCTCAAACGACCCCGAAGTTACGGAAGTAGCCAGCGAGACCGCAGCTGCGTCGTCGTCCTTTGAATTCCCGGAACCGCAGGTGGAGCACCCCTCTTCCGATGAGCGGCACCCCGCGGATGAATTCCTGGTGCTCGATGCTGACGCAAGCCAGCAGCACGTCCTGGATTATGTTGCCGCCGGTGAATCCATTGTGGTCAATGCGGCTGCCGGCGCCGGTCAGACACAGACCGCTGTCAACGCCGTGGCGCAATTGGTGCGTGACGGTAAGCGCGTGCTGGTGGTGGCCGAGCGCAAGAACACCGCGCGTGGCTTTGTAGAGCGCCTCGAATCCCTCAAGCTCGATTCGATTGCCGCCCACCTCACGCCTCAGTTTGGGGTCGAAGAACTTCGCACCAAACTCACTCAAGCCATTCTGCGTAACGAGCGAGCCACCGAGCCAAAGCTCGAAAAGCTCCACGAGACTCTCGTGGCGCACCGCCACGCCTTAGTGGATCATGTGGCCTCCCTCCACACGGTTCGTGAGCGCTGGCAGTGCTCGCCGTACCAGGCCATGCAAGAACTTGCGGCCCTCACGGCATTGAATCCAGCCCCGGCAACGGAAGTGCAACTCAAGCGTTCAGTTCTGGACACGTTGCTGGAGCGGACCGATGTTGCCGCGAAGCTAGAACGAGCCGCTGAGCTGGGCTCCTTCTCTCGCACTGCCGCAGATAAGCCGTGGTACGGCGCTAAGGTGCGTAACCGCCAGTCGGCAGAGGCCGCGCTGGAACTCGTCGAGAGCCTCAAGAAGGACTTCGATCCGCTCAAGGACCGTCTTGCCAGGACGGCCGAGCAATCCCAGATTCGCCCCGGCAACACGTTTGAGCAGTGGCGCGAACAGCTCGACATGCTCATCACCGTGCGTGGCTCACTGGACAAGTTTGAGCCGGATATCTTTGACCACTCGGTGGAAGACCTCATCGCGGCAACCAGCACGTCCGCCTGGCGCCGTGCTAACAAGGTGGAGATGAGCTCCATGACGCGCTCGCGCTTGCGCCGCGTCGCCAAGGAATTCGTGCGTCCGGGTGTTCACCTCACGGACCTGCACGAAGCACTCATCGACGTTCAAGTACAGCGCGAGCGGTGGCAGAAGTACGCCACCAGCCAGCGCCACCCGTCCGTGCCGTTGGGGCTGGGCGAACTCAAGCGCGAGTTTGAGTCTGTGGCAGAGCGACTCCAGAAGCTTGCCGAACTGCTGCCGGATCAGCAGTCCATGAACGTTGAACAGCAAAGCATCGAGGACCTGAGTAAACGACTCAAGGACTTGGCCGCTGATACGGACACCTTGCGCATCTTGCCAGAGCGCAACATCCTTGAAGACCAGCTCAAGGAGCGCGGACTCTCCGAGTTCGTCGATGACTTGCGCACTCGCGAAGTTCGCGCTGATCTGGTCAAGGACGAGCTCAACCTGGCATGGTGGCGCTCCGCCCTGGTAGCCATGATCAGCGGCGACGATTTCTTGGCCATGTCAGACGGCAACATGCTGCGCAAGATCGAAGCCGAGTACCGCTTGGCAGATGCCGCTCATGTGCACTCCGGTGCGGATCGCTTGCGCTGGAGCCTTGCCAAGAACTGGCGAGACGCCCTCGCAGACCACCGCGCGGCTTCGCGCGATCTGCGCACCATGATCAAGATCGGGGACCCCACCCTCGATCAGTTCGCCGCGCTACCCACTGCCTTGGTGAATTCGATGGTTCCTGTGTTGGTGGGTTCGCCACTGCACTTGGCTTCGCACATTCCATCCACCATGGTCTTTGACGCCGTTATCCTTCTGGACGCATACTCGCTGTCCTTGCGCTCGGCAATCGGCGTGATCTCTAAGTCATCCCAGGTCATCGCGTTCGGCGACAAGATGCTAGGCGCACCTCGCGGCTTCGAAGTATCTGTGGACCCCACGGCAACGAGCCGCGAACCAGACGAACCGCGCAGCGCCTTGCAACAGCTGAGCACCGTGTTGCCTACGTGCTCGCTGGAGAAGGTATACCGCGGCGTTGACGAGCGCCTCACCGCCTTGCTGAGCGAGTGGTACTACAACTCTGAGTTGGAACGTCTGCCTGGTTCTCGCGCCTTCTCTGGTGCGTTCCCAAGCCTGTCCGCGGAGTATGTCCAGGACGGCACCGGCGTGCCGAGCATCCCCACCCAGCCAGTTGAGTCCACGATCGCCGAAGTGAACCGCGTAGTGGACTTGGTGTTCGCGCACATTCGCCGCCGTCCGCAGCACACGCTTGCCGTGGTGGCCGGTAACGAGGCGCATGCCCGCAAGATCGCCGAAGCAATTCGCATCCAGCTGCCGAACTACCGTTGGGCCAGCGAATTCTTCAAGTCCCAGCAGGAGCCATTCGTCGTCACGAGCGTTCAGCGTGCACATTCTGTAGAACGTGACGCCGTGATCTTCGCTCTTGGTTTCGCACGCAATACCCATGGCAAGGTCTCCCACCAATTTGGTTTGCTCAGCGAGCCGCAGGGCGACGAATACCTGGTCAGCGCCCTGACACGCCCACGAGTGTCACTTCAGCTGGTCTCCTCCCTGCGTAAGGGGGACGTGGACTGGGATCGTTTGAGCTCCGCTCCGCGCTTCTTCTTGACGCTCATGGGACGTTTGCTTGACGGTGAATCCGGTTTCAAGGGCGAGGGCCAAGCAATTGAGGACCCGTTGGTGCGGGATCTCAAGGAGCGTTTGGAAATGTTGGGCGCTCGCGTTCAGCAGTCCTACCGAGGTGTGCTGGATATGGCCGTGGCGTCGCGCGACGCCGAAGTGGCCAAGGGTCAGCACCCGCTAGCCGTGGTGTCCGACGGTACCCAGAGCTACCGCTCGTTGAGCGTGCGCGAACGCAGCCGCCTTCGACCGCAGCGCCTCGAAACAATGGGCTGGCGCTACATTCCGTTGTGGACCATTGACGTCTTCAGCGATCCAGAGACCGTATCGCAACGACTGGGCGAGTACCTGGGCCTGTTCACGGCATCGGAACCAACTCCGTCGACTTCTCAGGAGGACAGCGTGGCACCAGACCAACAAGCAGCTGCAGCTGGCAACGTCGAAGCGTCGGACGCTGTTGTACCGGATTCCGGCACCGCGCAGGAAGACGCTGCGCAGCAATCGGATTCGGAGCCAATGAACGTCACGGTAGTCCCACCGAAGCCGACCACTATCAAGGACATTCCTCCGGCGAGTGCGGTACTTCCGCGCGTTGCTAAGGAAGATGATCCTCGAGCGTGGGGCGATCGCGAAGACTCGAACCATGACCAGTGGCTCAAGGAGCAGCGTCCTCCGCATTGGGGCTAA
- the cpaB gene encoding Flp pilus assembly protein CpaB — MTEWKARYRRPLAALLAGAAVALALLHFGPRIEPTRSVLTAVRDLPAGHHLAAGDLVTVQLASDAIPPSSTRELTEVVGQQLAVPLERGAPVPAASLVGPGLLTGAPTGTSAVPVRAADAEGTAILRPGMRVNVILTTGNGYEAPTQSRVIARNVTVLWNGDSSEGSSSWLSSGNSQPGTIIVAAPEADAAQLAGATSEGKVSLVISPNAEDAAP, encoded by the coding sequence TTGACGGAGTGGAAAGCTCGATACCGGCGCCCGCTAGCCGCACTGTTGGCCGGCGCTGCTGTCGCGTTAGCCCTATTGCACTTTGGACCGCGGATTGAACCCACCCGGTCCGTGCTGACGGCGGTGCGGGATCTTCCCGCTGGTCACCACCTCGCCGCTGGTGACTTGGTGACGGTTCAGTTGGCGTCTGATGCTATTCCTCCGAGCTCTACTCGGGAGCTGACGGAGGTTGTGGGACAGCAGCTCGCGGTTCCCCTTGAACGCGGAGCTCCGGTGCCGGCCGCTTCGTTGGTGGGACCGGGTCTGCTCACCGGTGCACCGACTGGAACGTCTGCCGTTCCGGTGCGCGCCGCCGATGCGGAAGGAACAGCAATCCTGCGCCCGGGCATGAGAGTGAACGTCATCCTGACCACCGGCAATGGGTACGAGGCACCCACGCAGTCACGGGTGATTGCACGCAACGTCACGGTTCTGTGGAATGGCGACAGCTCAGAAGGTTCTAGCTCATGGCTCTCCAGTGGCAACAGTCAGCCAGGGACCATCATTGTGGCGGCCCCGGAAGCCGATGCTGCACAGCTCGCCGGGGCAACAAGCGAAGGAAAAGTGTCCCTCGTGATTAGCCCCAATGCGGAGGACGCTGCTCCTTGA
- a CDS encoding sensor histidine kinase, which translates to MAAKETSASPEAAAPTARIAPAFSKGTVGGRVLVAIILLTLTTLVAAGASMYLIQRGQTIARLDDSLTRSVDEFRALAQEGVNPETGQRFTKAEDLAYVAMQRTMPSTNEGLVALSENRVRWVAPDHVELRLEADQELLDFINASADSGRVSLATVTTAQREYRVVSIPVKLDGDSSEVRFALAYDMGAELFTLTRGYVVFGGVALGILALASLASWILVRRLLAPLTKLEQTSARITENQLDERVPVEGTDDLRALAGSFNEMVDHLQSSLQAQRQLLDDVGHELRTPITIVQGHLELQDNDDPDDVRNTQELSLDELARMNLLVDDIVTIAQANRKGFVHTETVDISSLLDDILSKAHGLGQRQWEIRERVSGEVTLDPQRITQAMLQLCSNAVKFSPRDSRIALGAAISNGLLRLWVRDEGIGISEEDQSRIFTRFARGTNGSRHEGSGLGLSIVQAIATAHGGHVSVFSHEGEGSIFSIYLPLHTAPSTLTESTGEHS; encoded by the coding sequence ATGGCCGCTAAGGAAACCTCCGCGAGCCCAGAAGCCGCGGCACCCACAGCACGCATAGCCCCCGCCTTCTCCAAGGGAACGGTTGGGGGCCGCGTCCTCGTGGCCATCATTCTCTTGACGCTGACCACGCTGGTGGCCGCCGGCGCTTCCATGTATCTGATTCAGCGCGGGCAGACCATTGCTCGACTCGATGATTCGCTCACCCGCAGCGTGGACGAATTCCGCGCACTGGCTCAAGAAGGTGTGAACCCGGAGACCGGACAGCGCTTCACAAAGGCCGAGGACCTGGCCTACGTAGCGATGCAGCGCACCATGCCCTCAACGAACGAGGGACTCGTGGCGCTGAGCGAGAATCGTGTCCGCTGGGTGGCGCCCGATCACGTGGAGCTACGCCTTGAAGCAGATCAAGAACTCCTGGATTTCATCAACGCATCCGCGGACTCGGGCCGAGTTTCCCTAGCCACGGTGACCACCGCCCAGCGCGAGTATCGCGTGGTGTCCATCCCGGTGAAGTTGGACGGTGACTCCTCCGAGGTGCGGTTCGCGCTCGCCTATGACATGGGCGCCGAGCTGTTCACGCTCACGCGGGGGTACGTGGTGTTTGGCGGTGTGGCGCTCGGGATTTTGGCGCTTGCCTCGCTCGCATCCTGGATCTTGGTTCGGAGGCTCCTGGCGCCGCTGACGAAACTTGAACAGACATCCGCACGCATTACCGAAAACCAGTTGGACGAGCGCGTTCCCGTGGAGGGTACGGACGATCTGCGCGCTCTTGCGGGTTCCTTCAACGAGATGGTGGATCACCTACAGTCCTCGCTGCAAGCGCAGCGGCAGTTACTCGACGACGTAGGCCACGAGCTACGCACGCCCATCACCATTGTTCAGGGCCACTTGGAACTTCAGGACAACGACGATCCCGATGACGTCCGGAACACCCAAGAGCTCTCGCTCGATGAGCTCGCGCGCATGAACCTACTGGTGGATGACATCGTGACCATCGCTCAGGCCAACCGCAAGGGTTTTGTGCACACCGAGACCGTCGACATTTCTTCGCTCTTGGATGACATCCTCTCCAAGGCGCACGGTCTGGGACAGCGGCAGTGGGAGATTCGCGAGCGAGTGAGCGGCGAAGTCACGCTGGATCCGCAGCGCATCACCCAAGCCATGCTGCAGCTGTGTTCCAACGCGGTGAAGTTCTCGCCTCGGGACTCGCGCATTGCGCTCGGCGCCGCGATTTCCAACGGCCTGCTGCGGTTGTGGGTGCGCGATGAAGGAATCGGCATCTCCGAAGAGGACCAATCACGCATCTTCACACGCTTCGCCCGCGGCACCAACGGCTCCCGCCACGAAGGTTCGGGCTTGGGACTGTCCATTGTTCAGGCCATCGCTACCGCCCACGGCGGCCACGTCAGCGTGTTCTCGCACGAGGGCGAAGGCTCCATCTTTTCGATCTACCTGCCATTGCACACGGCACCATCCACACTGACGGAATCCACGGGGGAACATTCCTAA
- a CDS encoding FmdB family zinc ribbon protein codes for MPTYSYACKDCDREMDIVQSFDEDTLTVCPECGGRLRKKFNSVGVVFKGSGFYRNDSRGSSTSSSAPAAPATPSSGDSASSASTTTSTPSAPSSPASPSTPSATS; via the coding sequence ATGCCTACTTATTCTTACGCGTGTAAAGACTGCGACCGCGAAATGGATATTGTTCAGTCATTCGACGAGGACACGTTGACCGTGTGCCCCGAATGCGGTGGACGATTGCGCAAGAAGTTCAATAGCGTCGGAGTGGTCTTCAAGGGTTCCGGCTTCTACCGCAATGACTCTCGCGGTAGCTCCACGAGCTCTTCTGCCCCGGCCGCGCCGGCAACTCCGTCCAGCGGAGATTCTGCGTCTTCGGCTTCGACAACAACCTCGACGCCTTCAGCACCGTCTTCGCCTGCGTCTCCTTCGACGCCTAGCGCAACCTCATAA
- a CDS encoding Lrp/AsnC family transcriptional regulator, translated as MSSSDAAPVQPAPLDAVDQKILTELIADSRLSNAALAQRVGVAPSTALLRTRQLQERGVIEGFTTRLSLSTIGRTVQALIAVKLRVHDREQIDAFTTKIPQLSGVLSMFHVSGVTDYLIHVAVASTDDLRDWVLDNLATDDAVAHTETTLVFVQHMGQSSPLE; from the coding sequence ATGAGTTCCTCCGATGCAGCGCCGGTTCAACCCGCTCCACTCGATGCCGTAGATCAAAAGATCCTCACCGAGCTGATTGCCGATTCCCGTTTGAGTAACGCGGCTCTGGCACAGCGAGTCGGCGTTGCGCCGTCCACCGCACTCTTGCGTACGCGACAGCTTCAAGAGCGCGGCGTTATCGAGGGTTTCACGACGCGCTTGTCACTTTCCACGATTGGACGCACGGTTCAGGCGCTCATTGCCGTCAAACTGCGTGTGCACGATCGCGAGCAGATTGACGCCTTCACCACCAAGATCCCCCAGCTTTCCGGTGTCTTGTCCATGTTCCACGTCTCCGGTGTCACGGATTACCTCATTCACGTGGCCGTAGCGAGCACGGATGACTTGCGTGACTGGGTGCTCGATAACCTCGCGACCGACGACGCCGTGGCCCACACCGAAACCACTCTGGTCTTTGTCCAGCACATGGGGCAGTCTTCCCCGCTCGAGTAG
- a CDS encoding 5-formyltetrahydrofolate cyclo-ligase, whose protein sequence is MDTSASFSSDQHKHELRLAARAARKNLTAPVRESQMQATSAHIAEWLRANAEFKAFTAVLPYGSEPPLLPFLQEMHAEGFRILVPVTEPDRRMSFVEWTPGVAMERSPVAPIDEPVGERLDFTEMGRVDVMLVPAQLIDTSGGRMGQGGGYYDRFLEKVRTLPTSPKLYAVVFDHELVAPGMFPVEAFDQRVDGVFTSAGLTRFDR, encoded by the coding sequence ATGGATACCAGCGCCTCCTTCTCGAGTGATCAGCACAAGCACGAACTTCGTCTCGCGGCCCGTGCCGCACGAAAGAACCTGACCGCCCCGGTTCGCGAGTCGCAAATGCAGGCAACCAGCGCTCACATTGCCGAGTGGCTCCGCGCGAACGCGGAATTCAAGGCATTCACCGCAGTACTCCCCTACGGTTCTGAGCCGCCGTTGCTGCCGTTTCTCCAAGAAATGCACGCGGAGGGATTCAGGATCCTGGTTCCGGTGACAGAGCCCGATCGCCGCATGAGTTTTGTGGAGTGGACGCCCGGAGTCGCGATGGAGCGTTCGCCCGTGGCGCCGATCGACGAGCCTGTGGGTGAACGGCTGGACTTCACTGAGATGGGCCGGGTGGACGTCATGCTCGTTCCTGCCCAGCTCATTGACACGAGCGGTGGACGCATGGGCCAAGGTGGCGGCTACTACGATCGTTTCCTCGAAAAAGTACGAACGCTTCCTACTTCCCCGAAGCTTTACGCGGTGGTGTTTGATCATGAGCTTGTGGCGCCAGGAATGTTCCCTGTGGAGGCCTTTGATCAGCGCGTGGACGGCGTTTTCACGTCGGCAGGGTTGACACGTTTCGACCGGTAG
- a CDS encoding GNAT family N-acetyltransferase, whose product MGLRPLRLRDKEEWLWLRRTNEEWLGPWEATRPVEEATFVTFRQMVKNYDAEAKAGRLLPFVVTYEGRMVGQLSVSGIMLGAARSGQIGYWIGHQWAGLGIMPTAVALAMDYCFFDRDLHRIEINIRPENQPSLRIVEKLGLRDEGLRKSYLHINGAWTDHRSFALTREEVQTRMIDRLGTHRPSSM is encoded by the coding sequence GTGGGGTTGCGACCCTTACGCCTTCGTGACAAGGAGGAATGGCTCTGGCTGCGCCGCACGAACGAAGAATGGCTCGGCCCGTGGGAGGCCACGCGCCCGGTCGAGGAGGCCACCTTCGTGACTTTCCGGCAGATGGTTAAGAATTACGACGCCGAAGCTAAAGCAGGCAGGCTCCTTCCGTTCGTTGTGACGTACGAAGGGCGCATGGTGGGCCAGTTGTCCGTTTCCGGCATCATGCTGGGCGCGGCTCGGAGCGGTCAGATCGGGTACTGGATTGGTCATCAGTGGGCGGGCCTGGGAATCATGCCTACCGCGGTAGCGCTGGCGATGGACTATTGCTTCTTTGACCGTGACTTGCATCGGATTGAGATCAATATTCGACCCGAGAACCAGCCGAGCCTTCGCATCGTGGAAAAGCTTGGGCTACGGGACGAGGGCCTTCGAAAGTCCTACCTACACATCAACGGAGCCTGGACGGACCACCGCTCTTTTGCACTCACGCGCGAAGAAGTGCAAACTCGAATGATCGACAGACTCGGGACACACCGACCAAGCTCCATGTGA